In Spodoptera frugiperda isolate SF20-4 chromosome 28, AGI-APGP_CSIRO_Sfru_2.0, whole genome shotgun sequence, one genomic interval encodes:
- the LOC118265074 gene encoding uncharacterized protein LOC118265074, whose translation MSEERELVKKRGSFKGRLTAFVTFLDSLKDRTLTNCDMAELQLRIGKMESLYEQYDEVQLRLECLVEDIKLQFSERSDFESLYYKSLSRAQNIISDYNKDNESMESCKGSHTNVHKPVKLPTIQLPKFSGLYTNWLEFRDTFSSLVHCNDSIDEINKFHYLRASLEGSAAVVINSIEFSSSNYSVAWQLLCDRFDNRRLLIQNHVYALFNIESIIKESSVALKSLIDLINKDLRALESLGEPVKQWDTLLIYIMTRKLDQKTYREWEEYKGRIDKDGPITFEDFMKFLRNRADLIETLELSRNNCSQISNKSYPKIKSMVATQSLNHSVNNDEMSRKVCPNCNRDHSLNNCPQFLALSNDARFKLLPTFKICFNCFRSGHYANKCKKPGCKLCKRRHNTLVHTDNKCTEVNTVNGNSNHSSASSSVTSASTDTSNVALSANIASSRDHKQRDVLLSTAQVKLRDHNGVVHVARAVLDSGSTSSFITDRLCRQLKLATTQVNKCILGINNVTSHAGKLSRVRITSMDDSITFDLNCFVLPYITSNVPCREVNYSTLNIPLNITLADPTFCKPAEVDILIGADLFWDLLGSHRIKLGTGKPVLYETSLGWIVSGPISQNSISLLCSDLKCNFSKTVSDNDTDLENIRPDFLRLDRSV comes from the coding sequence ATGTCCGAGGAAAGGGAATTAGTCAAGAAGCGAGGAAGCTTTAAAGGTCGATTGACTGCTTTCGTTACCTTTCTGGATTCACTCAAGGACAGAACCCTAACCAATTGTGACATGGCTGAGCTGCAGTTGCGCATAGGCAAGATGGAGTCGTTGTATGAGCAGTATGATGAGGTACAGTTACGTCTGGAATGCCTTGTCGAGgacattaaattacaattttccgAACGTTCTGATTTTGAGTCTCTTTATTATAAATCCTTGTCCAGGGCACAGAATATTATCAGCGACTATAATAAAGATAATGAGTCGATGGAAAGTTGTAAGGGTAGTCACACTAATGTGCATAAGCCAGTTAAGTTGCCAACAATCCAGTTACCTAAGTTCAGCGGTTTATATACGAATTGGCTAGAATTCCGTGACACCTTTAGTAGTCTCGTTCATTGCAATGATAGCATTgacgaaattaataaatttcacTACTTGAGAGCATCTCTTGAAGGGTCAGCTGCGGTAGTTATCAATTCTATTGAGTTTTCTTCGAGTAATTATTCTGTGGCATGGCAGTTGTTATGTGATCGGTTTGATAACAGAAGATTACTCATACAAAATCATGTGTATGcgttatttaatattgaaagcaTCATAAAGGAGTCTTCTGTTGCATTAAAATCTCtaattgatttaataaataaagacttgCGAGCATTAGAGTCGTTAGGTGAGCCTGTTAAGCAGTGGGACACGTTATTGATTTATATTATGACTCGCAAGCTTGATCAAAAGACCTATCGCGAGTGGGAAGAGTACAAAGGTAGGATAGATAAGGACGGCCCTATAACGTTTGAAGATTTCATGAAATTTCTGCGTAATCGAGCTGACCTTATTGAGACCTTAGAATTATCACGCAATAATTGTTCCCAAATATCTAATAAATCATATCCTAAGATAAAATCTATGGTAGCTACACAGTCTCTTAATCACAGTGTAAATAACGACGAAATGTCTCGCAAAGTGTGTCCTAATTGTAACAGAGATCATTCGCTAAATAATTGTCCACAGTTTCTCGCACTCAGTAATGACGCTCGATTCAAACTACTGCCCACCTTTAAGATTTGTTTTAACTGCTTTCGGTCCGGTCATTATgccaataaatgtaaaaaaccaGGTTGTAAACTATGCAAGCGCAGGCATAATACACTAGTTCACACCGATAATAAATGCACTGAGGTGAATACAGTTAACGGTAATTCAAATCACTCGTCAGCATCTTCGTCTGTAACGTCTGCTTCCACGGACACGAGTAACGTAGCATTGTCAGCAAACATTGCATCATCCCGTGATCATAAGCAGCGTGATGTGTTGTTGTCCACCGCACAGGTCAAACTGCGGGACCACAATGGCGTAGTTCACGTCGCTCGCGCGGTTCTCGATAGCGGCAGCACATCGTCATTCATCACAGACCGGTTATGCAGACAATTGAAATTAGCAACAACGCAAGTAAACAAATGCATACTTGGTATAAATAATGTTACGTCGCACGCAGGTAAATTGAGTCGTGTAAGGATAACATCGATGGACGATAGTATTACTTTCGAccttaattgttttgttttgccaTACATTACAAGTAATGTTCCGTGCCGCGAAGTTAATTACTCGACATTAAATATTCCGCTAAATATAACTTTAGCAGATCCTACATTTTGCAAGCCCGCTGAGGTAGATATTCTCATCGGTGCTGATCTCTTTTGGGATTTGTTAGGATCACACAGAATAAAGCTAGGTACCGGAAAACCAGTTTTGTATGAAACCAGTTTAGGGTGGATAGTTTCCGGTCCAATTAGTCAGAATTCTATTTCATTGTTATGTAGTgatttaaaatgcaatttttctaaaactgtttCTGACAATGATACTGACTTGGAAAACATTAGACCAGATTTTTTGCGACTGGATCGATCGGTCTGA